A stretch of the Halomonas sp. BDJS001 genome encodes the following:
- a CDS encoding UDP-N-acetylmuramoyl-L-alanyl-D-glutamate--2,6-diaminopimelate ligase: MTLSPDDVLAALKQVWPKSPLPAGLPKLPDQVHIEMNSRKLAEGDIFVAVPGSQRDGRDFIEQALEAGAALVLAQGSHGDVELEGRVLKLPHLSSRLGELGRALYKVPGDMEVIAVTGTNGKSSVTHYIAALSEALGTPAGLVGTLGVGRPGALSDSGLTTPGPLALQATLGTLAQQGVTRVALEASSHALDQYRLDAVNVGVGVFTNLTRDHLDYHGSMAAYAASKSKLFRRSELSLAVVNGDDPLARLMLAGCSSRVRVLATGQDEAVTLRVLDWQAFDWGQQAMIATPDGEKMLRLKLMGRFNLDNVLLAMAVLYGLGEPLDTLFDAATSLTPVPGRMELYGAVDAPSVVVDYAHTPDALKSALQALRAHLGEAGKLWCVFGCGGERDTGKRAEMARAVEQLADHIVVTDDNPRHESAAQIREQILSGFSAAAQPIEIGERSEAVAAAIQQAGAQDVVLIAGKGHEAYQEIQGVRHTYTDSEEIQRAFAQRRAK; the protein is encoded by the coding sequence ATGACGCTGAGCCCAGACGATGTTTTAGCGGCACTCAAGCAAGTATGGCCCAAGTCGCCACTGCCCGCTGGTCTGCCGAAGCTGCCGGATCAGGTGCATATTGAGATGAACTCTCGCAAGCTGGCGGAGGGGGATATTTTTGTGGCCGTGCCTGGCAGCCAGCGTGACGGCCGCGATTTTATCGAACAAGCGCTTGAAGCCGGCGCGGCGCTGGTTTTAGCCCAAGGATCCCACGGCGATGTAGAGCTTGAGGGGCGGGTGCTGAAACTGCCTCATTTATCGTCACGTTTAGGCGAGTTGGGGCGGGCGTTGTATAAGGTGCCCGGCGATATGGAAGTGATTGCGGTGACCGGTACTAACGGTAAAAGCTCCGTCACTCACTATATCGCGGCCCTCAGCGAAGCGTTGGGAACACCTGCGGGTCTTGTCGGCACATTAGGCGTGGGGCGCCCTGGCGCGTTGAGCGATAGTGGCTTAACCACGCCTGGCCCCCTGGCGCTGCAGGCGACGTTGGGAACGCTGGCACAGCAGGGCGTCACGCGCGTCGCCCTGGAAGCTTCTTCCCACGCCCTGGATCAGTACCGTTTGGACGCGGTCAACGTCGGTGTGGGGGTATTTACCAACCTGACTCGCGACCATTTGGATTATCACGGCAGCATGGCCGCCTACGCCGCCTCGAAATCCAAGCTGTTCCGACGTTCTGAGCTCAGTTTGGCGGTGGTCAATGGTGATGACCCCCTGGCCCGCTTAATGCTGGCTGGTTGCAGTAGCCGCGTCCGTGTCCTGGCCACCGGGCAAGATGAAGCCGTTACGCTGCGAGTCCTGGATTGGCAGGCGTTTGATTGGGGGCAGCAGGCGATGATTGCGACTCCCGACGGCGAGAAAATGCTGCGTTTGAAGTTAATGGGGCGCTTTAATTTAGATAACGTGCTGTTGGCCATGGCCGTGTTGTACGGCCTGGGCGAACCGCTTGATACGCTGTTTGATGCAGCGACGTCGCTTACGCCTGTACCCGGGCGTATGGAGCTGTATGGTGCTGTTGACGCCCCCAGCGTGGTGGTGGATTACGCCCACACCCCGGACGCCTTGAAAAGTGCCCTGCAGGCGCTGCGCGCTCACTTGGGCGAGGCAGGTAAGTTATGGTGCGTCTTTGGGTGCGGTGGGGAGCGTGATACGGGTAAGCGCGCCGAGATGGCCCGGGCCGTCGAGCAGTTGGCGGATCACATTGTGGTCACCGACGATAACCCTCGCCATGAGTCCGCTGCGCAAATCCGTGAGCAGATCTTGTCGGGCTTCTCTGCTGCTGCTCAGCCGATTGAAATCGGTGAGCGGAGTGAGGCCGTGGCAGCGGCTATTCAACAAGCGGGTGCTCAGGATGTAGTACTGATCGCCGGAAAAGGGCATGAGGCGTATCAGGAGATACAAGGGGTGCGCCATACTTACACCGATAGCGAAGAGATTCAGCGTGCCTTTGCCCAGCGGAGAGCGAAGTAA
- the mraY gene encoding phospho-N-acetylmuramoyl-pentapeptide-transferase produces MLLHLANFLSQYQSDFQVVNYLTLRVILGALTSLMLCLWLGPWMIRRLVEGQIGQSVRDDGPQSHLSKAGTPTMGGAMILLAIAMSTLLWGDLTNLYIWVVLGVTLGFGAIGWVDDYRKVVEKNPRGLPARWKYFWQSVVGLGAAVLLYLTASTPVETSLLVPLFKEVALPLGVFYIVLTYFVIVGSSNAVNLTDGLDGLAIMPTVLVAMGLSVFAYASGNTVFAEYLHIPFIAGTGELAVFCATIAGAGLGFLWFNTYPAQVFMGDVGALALGAALGVVAVIVRQEIVLFIMGGIFVMETVSVILQVGSYKLTGRRIFRMAPLHHHYELKGWPEPRVIVRFWIITVVLVLLGLATLKIR; encoded by the coding sequence ATGTTACTTCACTTGGCGAATTTTCTGTCCCAGTACCAATCTGATTTTCAAGTAGTCAACTATTTAACTCTGCGCGTGATTTTAGGCGCCCTGACATCATTAATGCTCTGCTTGTGGCTGGGGCCATGGATGATTCGGCGTCTGGTCGAAGGGCAAATCGGGCAATCCGTGCGTGACGATGGCCCTCAGTCTCACCTTTCCAAGGCGGGTACCCCAACCATGGGGGGGGCGATGATCCTGCTGGCCATCGCTATGAGTACCTTGCTATGGGGGGATCTCACCAACCTTTATATTTGGGTGGTATTAGGCGTCACGCTAGGCTTTGGCGCCATCGGCTGGGTCGATGATTACCGCAAAGTGGTGGAGAAAAATCCCCGCGGCTTACCCGCTCGCTGGAAGTACTTCTGGCAATCGGTAGTGGGGCTGGGAGCGGCAGTCCTGCTCTATTTGACTGCTTCAACGCCGGTCGAGACCAGTCTATTAGTACCGCTGTTCAAAGAGGTGGCGCTGCCGCTGGGCGTTTTCTATATCGTGCTTACCTACTTTGTGATTGTGGGCAGTTCCAATGCGGTTAATTTGACCGATGGGCTTGATGGCTTGGCAATCATGCCCACAGTGCTGGTGGCTATGGGGTTGTCGGTGTTCGCTTATGCCAGCGGCAATACCGTGTTTGCCGAGTATTTGCATATTCCATTTATTGCCGGCACCGGTGAACTGGCGGTGTTTTGTGCCACCATTGCCGGCGCAGGGCTTGGTTTCTTATGGTTCAACACTTATCCCGCCCAGGTCTTTATGGGCGACGTAGGCGCCTTGGCGCTGGGGGCTGCGCTGGGCGTAGTGGCGGTTATCGTGCGTCAGGAAATTGTGCTGTTTATCATGGGCGGTATTTTTGTCATGGAGACGGTGTCGGTCATTCTTCAAGTGGGTTCCTATAAACTTACTGGGCGACGCATCTTCCGTATGGCACCTTTGCACCATCACTATGAATTAAAAGGCTGGCCTGAACCGCGGGTAATCGTGCGCTTCTGGATTATTACTGTGGTGCTGGTACTGCTTGGCCTTGCAACGCTCAAAATTCGTTAA
- the murD gene encoding UDP-N-acetylmuramoyl-L-alanine--D-glutamate ligase encodes MVRVAKGLTLVVGLGVSGRAICRHLSRLNVPYMVADTRAEPPGLKEFQAAHPGIEVHCGPLTLLDLREVAEVVVSPGLDPRMPGLKELADQLNPRTGEPRVVGEIALFVRAAKAPIAAITGSNAKSTVTTLLGEMAAAAGVKAAVGGNLGVPALDLLESYPDAELYILELSSFQLETTPSLGASCAAFLNLSEDHLDRHGDMHGYRAAKQRIFIGAESAVVNADEPLTWPTYPVDQVAYFSQRTPEDNAWGLALYHNKLTLMQGSDPWMAIDELKIAGQHNYLNALAALAMGQALGFAAGPMCSALGEFKGLEHRSELIAQINGVTWVNDTKGTNVGATLAAINGIGATLEGRLILLAGGVGKGADFSPLAEPLSKCARHVLLFGLDAPRLADALLEHVSIRQVEDLTQAMEAAFELAQPGDCVLLSPACASLDQFANYQQRGDVFRHWVQQKASSTGKGAP; translated from the coding sequence ATGGTTCGAGTTGCTAAAGGTTTAACGCTGGTGGTGGGGCTAGGCGTATCGGGACGTGCGATATGCCGCCATTTAAGCCGCTTGAATGTGCCCTACATGGTCGCGGACACCCGTGCTGAACCACCGGGGTTGAAAGAGTTTCAAGCCGCTCATCCTGGCATTGAGGTTCACTGCGGCCCACTAACGTTGCTGGATCTGCGCGAGGTGGCAGAAGTGGTGGTTAGCCCAGGGCTTGATCCGCGCATGCCGGGCTTAAAGGAGCTAGCGGATCAACTCAATCCACGTACAGGCGAACCGAGGGTAGTGGGCGAAATTGCCCTCTTTGTGCGTGCTGCTAAGGCCCCCATTGCAGCCATCACCGGATCCAATGCCAAATCAACGGTTACGACGCTGCTAGGTGAAATGGCCGCTGCCGCCGGTGTTAAGGCGGCGGTGGGCGGGAATCTTGGGGTTCCTGCGCTGGATTTGTTGGAGAGCTATCCCGATGCCGAACTGTATATCCTTGAGCTTTCAAGTTTTCAGCTTGAGACGACTCCCTCTCTGGGGGCTAGCTGTGCTGCCTTCCTGAATTTATCCGAAGATCACCTTGACCGTCATGGGGATATGCACGGTTATCGTGCCGCAAAGCAGCGTATTTTTATCGGTGCAGAGAGCGCCGTGGTGAATGCTGATGAGCCCCTCACCTGGCCGACGTATCCTGTTGACCAGGTGGCTTACTTTTCTCAGCGTACTCCGGAGGATAATGCGTGGGGGCTGGCGCTTTACCACAATAAGCTAACGTTAATGCAGGGCTCCGACCCTTGGATGGCGATAGATGAGTTAAAGATCGCTGGTCAGCACAACTACCTCAATGCATTGGCTGCGCTGGCCATGGGGCAGGCGTTGGGCTTTGCCGCGGGGCCAATGTGCAGCGCGCTGGGGGAATTTAAAGGCTTGGAACACCGCAGTGAACTCATTGCGCAAATTAACGGCGTCACCTGGGTCAACGACACCAAGGGTACCAATGTTGGCGCTACCTTGGCGGCCATTAATGGCATTGGCGCGACGTTGGAAGGGCGGTTGATTTTATTGGCGGGCGGGGTCGGCAAGGGCGCTGATTTTTCTCCCTTGGCTGAGCCTCTTTCGAAGTGCGCGCGCCACGTGTTGCTATTCGGATTAGATGCTCCACGATTAGCCGACGCCTTGCTTGAACACGTTAGCATTCGGCAGGTAGAGGACTTAACCCAAGCGATGGAAGCAGCGTTCGAACTCGCCCAGCCGGGGGACTGCGTGCTGCTATCACCCGCCTGTGCGAGCCTAGATCAGTTTGCCAACTACCAGCAGCGCGGGGATGTGTTTCGCCATTGGGTGCAGCAAAAGGCATCCTCAACAGGCAAGGGGGCGCCATGA